The nucleotide sequence AAAACTTTTCCCCACTATAACATGCCAGGTTGGACCATACACTTGGTCTAGctcttttttcaaaaatgcaGCAATGTCTTTTTCGATTTTGTAGTTTTGAATGGCTTGATCGGCTAGCTCGAATATCTTCAACTGGATGTCTTCAGCCAAATCGGATGCTTTTAATATTGCTAGATGATTTGTGACTCTCTCTTGGCGCACCTATGAGAAAGCACAATGATATGTTAGTATAATTCTTGATCATACATCGAGTACTAACATACGAATGTTGTCTTGTTCTGTCATGGGGTGTTGTAGGCCTGAAAGAGTTGTAGAgttttgtttacaattacaatttctcttttccaaaactcCATTCAAGAAAAACTAACTTCTAATTATACACACCTActtacaatttttcatactTTACTTTGTTGCCCAAAACACTATCTCTAAACTCATTCACCCCCAAAGCACTAGTGTGCCCCCATggtttcaacttgttttcGTTGTCGATGGCACCACCGAAACATGAGGCCCATCCCTCACGACCATACTTTTTGTTAACAGCATCCAAAGTATCAATATGTATCAAGTTGGTATTTGCTCCAATGTTATCCAAAGTCGTTGCAATTTGCAAGATAAGCCCCAAGGTGGTGATGTATCCACTTTCTCCTAAATCTTGGTGTCTGATAATTGCTTCGCTGACAGCCTCAGCGTAGTCTTGGTTCTTAGTCTGGCCCAACACCAAGTCACGAGACAACAAACCACCGTAAAACTCAAAAGACATCTTTGTAGCTTTCATATTCTCGTCTGTGGTTCCGATATCATGCAATAAACTTGTCACAAACACAACCTCATCATCAAGGTTCCAATTGGGAAACTGGTCCTTAATTATAGCACGTGAGTACAAGTAAACCCGCAAGGAGTGATTAAGTACTTTGGCTGGTAATTTCTCCTGGGCATACTTGAGCACCGATTGAGACAATTTAGAGTTTGGCAAGTCCGTGTTCAATTGTGGGGTAGGCGTTTTTGGGTTTGGCACAGCTTTTGCAAcatctctttcaattttaacAAATCCGTATTCTGACATGATGAATGTTTGTGTATTTTGGGGTGTTTTCTGACAAGGGGGTGTTGGTACAGCGAAAGGGTGAGTATTTATAAAGGAAGAATGATGGCGATGGTAGCACAGCAATCTCCAAAGCTTAATAAACACAAAGAATTGCGTTCAATCAATGCGCAAAGCGCATTGTAAGTACGAGTCTAGAAGCAATATGCTCGAAAGCTTACATAGGCTGGGCCTCAAAACCTCTCTAACACCCCTCACGCCTAAACAACCTTATCTTAATATTCATTGTCGTTTTGAGCAAAAGCTAAACTTGCTAATGCCAAATGAGGTTCACATATGAAATGCAGTTTTTGAACAGAGTCTACTTCTAGGATCTGGTTGTGTTTCGAAGTTGTCAAATATTAACAGGTTATTTGAACCCCCAAGACTTCAAAGCAAAATGCAGGGGAATTTCTCTGCACGGTATAAACTCCAAATATTTTGGTCTGTTTAACCAGTGTCACAAAATTGTGTCATATTTTGTTCCTCTGAATTTTCGGGACGCTCATTTTCATTGAATCAGTTTTATCACCAAAAAGGTAATTAGACGCATCCTAGTAAGACGTTAATACCCTCCGCAGTCTGAAATGCTAACTAGGCAGATTTCAAATATAAGAACAAACTACTTCAAAATTGGCCACGTGAAAAATGTTCAATACTCAATATACACCACCGCAGACAATAATGAACAGGAGCTCTTGGAGTTGGAATTGAGTCTACGTCACAAGAATCCGAATATTTTAATTACATACTACAACAAATGCTTATTCCACTTCTTGATAGACGAGGGTATTCACAATCAGCAGCTGTCATTGATCGAGTCCAACCCTGCTGTGAGtatcaaatttcaatcaaccGTAGCTGCGGAAAAGTTGGCCAATCCACCCAAAACAGTTGACAATGAAGAATACCTCGCATTTGCAAGCATTAGTTTCCTTAgatcattgaaaaagatgataTTGTACAATTTGTCGGTGCTGAAAGTTGTTAAGGTATTTGGTAACCATTGTGTTGCCACTAAAAATGACGCATCATACCGGATAATATGCATTGATCCTTTACTTCTCACCAATGGAGATATGCTCATGTCTTGTGTTGAACGGAAAACACCTGAACTTTATAGTTCTTCGTTGTTGTTCCCAAACgaaagtttcaaaagtcAAGCCTTTGTTGTATATATTCTACCCAGCGGTATCAGGTGCCATCTATTCGACCCTACGAACTTCAAAAGTAATTTTGTTACAAAACCACAATTTGAGAACAAACAGCTACTACGATTACTTCAGTTAAACACGGGAATTGAGAGCTTGCAGGGGGCAACGTGGGTGAAACTaataccaaatttgaagCATTTAAACAATCAAACATCCcccatttccaaatttgttCACACAGTGGAAAACAAGAAATATATATTGTGGCCTTGGAATCTTTGTCTTTTACAATTCGGTTTGCGAGAGAAGAGGAGAAAAGACTTGGAATCGACATCGAAGTACGCCAATCCAATGAACTTGTTGTCTGAATTTCTTGACTTTAATATTGGTCACAACGCAGAACTAGAAAGGGtgaaacaacagcagcaacaacaacgagAAAAGCTTGAGATGCAACCGATAAACATACCTACAAACAACCCCACGTCTTTTCCCTCAGCAAAACAAGATCACTACAGTCCTTCCACTGGATCTACAAATACCGCGAACGATGCATCCAGAAATTTGGGTCCACTAGATATAGGCATTAATACGCCTTTGGGAGGTGACATCTTTAACTTGCAGGTTAATGACAACTTTTTTTCTAAACAAGAAGCTAATGCCCCAGAAGAGAAAGCGTCGGATGATGATAACGAGATGGAAATTGACGAATTATTTGGCGGGGAAGAGGATGCAAGTGAAGACAATCCAATTGACGAAAACTGTTCTGGCTCGGCTGAAAGAATAGCAGAGAAGAATAATGAGGATGGTGTTGACACATTGTTTGGAAGCAGTGCAAACCTGGAATCTCCTCTACCTGAAAGCGAAAATAATCAAGAAGTAACATCAAATAGATTTGAGTCAACTTTAGATGGTCAATCCAGAAAAATACTTCCTTATATTGACATTTTAAGTACTGGAATGACAGTGGAAAAATCCACCACTCCCATATATTCTGACCCTGGAGCTCCTGCTCCGATAAACCCAACCCCTATGATGTATTCAAGCAAGATTTCGGCAGATAGTACGTTTTTCAAGCCACAGATAGATACTCAAGGGGATGGCCATCGGACTAACGGGGACGTCGAAGCGACGGTGCAAAACAAACAGACCCTCTTTTCTCCATTGGCCTTTCATCCCGTGATCAAAAAGGATATCGATACAAAATACGGCAAAGGCGGAAAGTTTTATTTCGACAAGGACGTGGATGGAGGTGGTAAATTGGGCGTTAGAGCAACAAGTGTGAGCGGAACGTCTCCGCTGTCATTACGGGAAGTAAAAAAGCAACGTGTTCAATTGGACTACGACTCCAATAGTGAAGAAAGTGACGAAGACGACGATCTGGATGAGATGTCACATCTTTCGGACGAGCAACGAGATACATTTCATCAGTCAAGCCAAGTCAATGCAATGGGAGCAAATAGtgttttggattttggAGTGACAAGTGTTGGTCCCGAGAAGTCTATGTTATTTACGCCAATGTTGCCCACAGGTGGTTTTGGCTCACCATATGTCAATAATTTCGGAAAACTGGCGGGTAAACCGGATACACCTTTACCTCTAAACGAGATCCACTCTTCGATGACACCGGCATTCTACGATGCATCAAGTGGGCATCAGTCTCCACAGCTGAACAATTTTGAGACCAAGAGGGAAACAGAGTCCCCAACCAAAACCACTGAAACGTCCAACTTCTTgccattgattttgagaaaTGTGAATGTGTCGACTATTCCGAGCTCGTTTTTAATGAATAATTTGGTCAGTGAGAGATTAATAccaacattttcaatgacAGAGGACGAAGGTGACAATGACTTGGAGACTGCGAATAaggatgaattgattgtaaAATTGGGGCACTTGAAAGAGCTATTAAATTTCATTTCGAGCAACATCGTTTTCGATTTGGGAGCCACCTCAAAGATGTATTCCAAGTTTGGCCTTGAAATCGAAAAGGATTTGATCTGCTCCAACGTAGTTGAGTATCAAACTCCGAACAATGAGTTTTTACAGCGAATAAAGTCAATCTTTCCCCTTTCTTATCAAGTTTGCTTGCTGGAGTTTATTTTTGACAATAAATCTGTTGACGAGGTTAGCATTCTTGACGAGGGATTAAGCTTTTTGGAACACCTCACTGAAGATAGAAATCTGGAGACCCCAAAAGGCATAACGAAAGAACTTGATTCGTTGACTTGGAGTTTTCTGGATAGCGCCGCAAATCAGGAgagttttgaaaagtataatATGTTGTTACAAAAATTGAGTTCCCTCTCATGGCTGCAAGATAGTCACATATTCCAGACAGATGACGTAAAGGTTCAAGTGAATAAGAACGGCAGCATCATCAACCTCAACAGTGTTGGACTTGAATTTTGGGAATACTTGGATTTTGGTCCCGTTGGAGGGCAAAAGAATTTTCAGTTACTAGCTATCGGTGAGACTTCGGAATTTGAGTCTAGTGCTTATCTCCACGAGTTCACTGATAGGCTCATTAATAACTACAAAAGCTGCAACTTTGGCTCAATATCGAAATTGAACTTATCTACGGTTGACACGAGACCTGATTTGGAACCTGTGACTAATGGAGTTATGCTAATGAGTGAGAATCTGTCACTCAATCATGCTGGCTACAGCCAGGTGAACAAAAAGCTCAATTCTTTAGCCgagttgataaaattggatttgatcaacaagactaataattttgaatttgatagaCCGTTACTagttcttttcatcaattttgacgagagtttcaattcaatccTTCAGATATCAAAAGTGCTTCGAAACTTCAAAGTGGCTCTTTTAAATTTCCAAGTGCCGTTGGttcaaatatttgcaaaGATTGTACCCGCGTCTATGATTTCGAAGAAAGTCGGATCAGATGTCACCCTaaacttgttcaataaCTACAGTTTGTCAAAAATATCACTGATCTTATACAACGAATGTCCCCAAGATGGAAGTCCAAAGCTTAAAGCATGTCAACTATACGCTCCTTTAGTAAAGGAAGCGCCTTCAAGAATCCCGTTCAAGTTTATTAACAACAGCTACCGTGATATAGCAGGCTCAGACGACACATTCATCCACGTAGCATACGAGAGGTCTATTGATAAAAACTGGTTTGCTGCTGCTTGGACTGATCCGTTAGGTCTTGTGAAGCATACAAAGTCATGGTACTGTTCCCTTGGTGGCGGTGAATCAAATGGGACAAAGCCTTCGTCCCATGGCTTCCAGAACGACAGAATGGATGTTGCCGCAATTGCCGACGACATTTGGAACATCTCGTCGGAGCTATTTAGCGCATTGAATCGAGTTAACGAGCGAGAAAATTCAATAGGAGGCAAAAGGTTCTTGGTGTTAACGAGAATCAATAGTGTTATTCCCGATGATGAGTTAGTACACTGGAAACGCCTCAGTATGAGATATAAAGACATCTCCTTGATAGTGTTATCTGTAAACAGAACTCCAAAATTGACCCTATCGTTGAGTGCAGATAACTTTATTTCAACTTATAACTCACCCGAAAGAGATAGGGATAGTTTTTTCAGCTTcagaaattcaaacaatgtGAACAACACATCGCCAAATACTTCAAATGGGGGCTCAGTGTTGGTGACATCGCCAAATGGCTTGACGTTTCATTCGCCACAACAATTCTTAAATGTGCCTTCTAATTTTTTGTCTCCGCAAGAAGTTCCAACTCCAGGAGCCAGTGGGGGAGGAATATCGGACACTCAAAACGAGCCTGACGCAGTATTGAAGAGCGCCGATGGAGACATTTTTGGGATAGTTCCTCAGGTGCAACTCccttctttcaattcaccaAGCAGGATGAACATGAAAACAGGATACCTCGTCAAAGAACAAGCTGTCACTTTAAGTGACAATGAGAAAGGATTGTTGGTGTTTGAAGTTAATTTACTTAGTTGCTCAAATTACTGGAATTTGGAtagtttgatgaaaatgatattgaaacaGTACAAGAGCTTGACagttttgaatgatgtCCTCGGTATGAGGCCAGTCAATCATTTCAGTGAAGCAGATTCTGAGAGACCCACTTATTCAGAAATGGCATGTTTAGTTCCCTGGCATGTCAATGCCGTGGGGAAGTTACTAAACTATTTGGTGCATATATATGTAGAAGAGTGAAATTTATTTGGTAGCACTATTCATTTGTAAAATACACGACACTTTGTTactaaaagaaaaaaaaagtaaaaacGAGGGAGAAAATCGTTGTCACACGAAAAAACTGACAATTGCATTATCAACAGTGCATTCAAATCATGTCGGATGAACCAAAGATAAAACAGGAGGAGAATGAGTTaacttttgatgaagagtttaGGAGAGCCGATGATACTGTGCAGACTTCCCACAAGAGAccaagagaagaagatgatgaagagaaggaggaggaggaggaggaggaggaggcTGTAGAAAATGGCAGCAACGAAGACGACGAAGACgacgaagatgaagatgaagacgaAGACGAAGAAAGTGTACCCAATagaaggagaaagaaaaagagaggtgcaaatcaatttttcgATATCGAAGCTGAGgttgatgaggaagaagaagatgaggCAGATGAGGATGACGAGGAGGCGGAAATGTTGAGACAAGAATTCATCACTGATGACCATGCGGGAGACGACCGAGATGAAGCTCACCAGGACGACAGGACGCACAGACAATTTGATCGTCGTCGTCAAGAGGCAGAAGATCAAGACGCCGAGCAGTTGGCAGAAACTTTGAAGCAAAGGTATAGAAAGTCGCATGTTGCCTATAGAGGAGATACTGCTGCCGGAGGAACAGTATCacaaaagttgttgatgccCTCTATTAACGACCCATCGATATACGCTATTAGATGTACTCCCggaaaagagaaagaattgGTTAGGAAGCTTTACGACAAAAAGAGAACGTTGGAGAGACGAAAGATGCCATTGGATATTTTAACAGTTTTTCAAAGAGATTCTTTTAGAGGGTACATATATATTGAAGCAAAAAGATCGGATGCAATAGATAGAGCATTGGAGGGAATGGTGAATGTATTTTTAAGGGACAAACTTTTGGTTTCCGTTAAGGAGTATCCCGATTTGCTAAAGCAAGTCAAATCATCTGATGTTGAAATCGTGCCTGGAATTTATGTGAGAATTACTCGAGGTAAGTACAAAGGTGACCTTGCTATAGTCGAAAATTTGTCGGAGAACGGTTTAGATGTTTTGTGCAAGGTTGTACCTAGACTTGATTACGGGAAAAACGATGAATTTACTGAGGATGGAAAGAGGATAAAGCTGACCATTAGACCACCCCCAAGGTTATTTAGTGGGAAAGATGCAAAGACATACGATCCGGCAAATGTACAGCAAAGGGGTGAAAAAAGGTTCACCTACAAAGGAGATGAGTATGAAGATGGCTTCCTTTAcaaagatttcaaattgcaGTATATTCAAACCAAAGATGTTCATCCCACGCTTGCAGAGCTTGATTTATTCCAAACAGGTAAGGATAGTGACGGTATCGATCTTGCTAAGATAGCTGCATCtttgaagaacaaaaaattaaatgACGGTAAACAATCTACCGCATTTCAACCAGGTGACAAAGTTGAAGTTCGTCGTGGTGAACAAGCAAAGACTGTAGGTCTCGTTGTTGAAACTGCATTAAatgaaattaaaataaCGGTAACGGATAGTGGTGACCCCAAGTTTGTGAACCAAAAATTGACAGTTCCAGCAAATGATTTGAGAaagattttcaatgaaGGTGATCATGTGAGAATTGTTGAGGGAAAGCATTTTGATGAGACAGGGTTagtcatcaaaattgatggtgattCAGTTATATTAGTCAGTGaccaaacaaaagaagatgtTAGGGTGTTTGCCAATTTCTTAGTCAAGGCTACTGATGCATCTTCAAATGTAGATAACAAGAATTTCAAGTATGATATCAAGGACTTGGTCGAATTAAGTGCATCCACAGTAGGGGTCATTGTGAAGGCCGAAAagaatatttttgaaatactTACAACTGACGGAAGACTTATAAATGTCAAGCCAACGGCGATCGCTTCAAAGGTTACCCAAACACGTCGTGAGCAAATTGCTACCGACAAGAATGGATTTACAATTAGGATAGGAGATACCGTGAAGGAGTCTGTTGGGGACAAGGGTAGGGAAGGTGCAATATTGcatatatacaaaaatgCATTATTTATAAAATCCAAcgaaatcattgaaaatttagGTATTTTTGTCACGAATCGGATGAATGTTAGCACTGTTGCAACTAAAGATTCGATGGTGTCCAAGAGCTTTGGCCCTGATTTGACAAGCATGAACCCCAACTTGAAACTTCCCGACCAGCTCGCCCTACAGGGGTTGAAAACCAGGGTACAAGGAAGAGACAAGTTGTTGTATAAGGATGTTGCCATTACCAATGGCAGTTACAAAGGATTGAAGGggaaagttgttgaagcagATGATATATATGCCCGGGTTGAGTTGCATACAAAGAGCAAAAAGGTCAAAGTGCTcaaaaaaagtttgaatgttttgataaaagGAGAAGCTATTCCTTATTTGCGATTTATTGGTGCTGCTCCAGAGGAGGTTACGCCCTATTCTCGACCTATGAACAATCCTTCGTTTGGCACTGCGGGGGATAAATCAGTATGGAGCGGAGGTGCCACTCCAGCAGTTGGTGCTGGTGGAGGCGCTGGAGGCGCTTCGACTTGGAATAGAGGTGGTGGTGCCTCTGTTTGGAACAGTGGTGGAAGGACGGGAGGTGCATCGTCTTGGGGCGGTGCCTCTTCCTGGAACAATACTGGTGGAGCTTCCGCCTGGAACACCAGTAGTGGTGgcggtggtggtggtaatgCTTCCGCTTGGGGTGGTTCCAAAGGAGGTGCTTCGACATGGGGTGGTTCTGGAAACAAAGGAGGCAATTCCGCGTGGGGGGGTTCCAAAAATAACAGCAACACTGGCGCTGGATCAGCATGGGGTGGAGGCTCTACTTGGGGGAAGAGAGGCGGTAATAGTAGTTGGGGAAATCGATGAACGGGAGAAGAGGGTATAATTTTAGAGGGAGgtatattttcaattctaTGTACTTTCAActaaataaataaaatgtCTCTAATGTGCATTTTCACAACCTGGACAATTGTGCAAGACTTCGTGAACAAAGACATCACAATTTATGCAGAAATCGTTGTTGCAGTTGGTACATCGATATCGAGAACTCGTGATGGAATCGATGGTTTTGGTTTCCTTCGTTGATTTTGTGCCCGAAgggaatttcaattgacatCCGTAGCAAAAGTCGGTGTCGTATGAAGGTGATACGGGTATTTCCTTATAAGGGGCAAGAGGCACCAAGTGGTGGTATGATCTCGCCAAATGGGTAGATAGTATAAGCATAAGTCCGCAGACCGGGCAAATCGTAGGTAAATTGCACACTTTACTTTTGCATTGTGGACATTGGTAGCCAAAGGATGGGGAGGTCACTAGGCCCGCATTCACCTCAACAATGTCTCTTGAATCATTAGAGCCCTGCGTTGGATAAGATGCATTGAGTCGTGGAAATTCCACTGTGTACTCTGAGTTTCCTATTGTGGAAGTTGCATTAGGTTGTACTTTTGAAGGAAATCccatttttatcaaagGCACACCTTTGGTCTCAACCTTGGTTTCTTCACTCTCTGGTAAGGGCAATGGAGTGACACAATCCATTAATAACTCTTTAAAGTGTGTTTCATTCATAATCACACCGTAAT is from Candida orthopsilosis Co 90-125, chromosome 1 draft sequence and encodes:
- a CDS encoding Dyn2 protein (S. cerevisiae homolog DYN2 has role in actin filament-based process, microtubule-based nuclear pore complex assembly and localizes to peroxisome, nuclear pore), encoding MTEQDNIPILKASDLAEDIQLKIFELADQAIQNYKIEKDIAAFLKKELDQVYGPTWHVIVGKSFGSYVTHEQGYFIYFYIGELAFLIFKSG
- a CDS encoding Srb9 protein (protein with similarity to S. cerevisiae Srb9p transcription mediator) — its product is MLTRQISNIRTNYFKIGHVKNVQYSIYTTADNNEQELLELELSLRHKNPNILITYYNKCLFHFLIDEGIHNQQSSLIESNPAVSIKFQSTVAAEKLANPPKTVDNEEYLAFASISFLRSLKKMILYNLSVSKVVKVFGNHCVATKNDASYRIICIDPLLLTNGDMLMSCVERKTPELYSSSLLFPNESFKSQAFVVYILPSGIRCHLFDPTNFKSNFVTKPQFENKQLLRLLQLNTGIESLQGATWVKLIPNLKHLNNQTSPISKFVHTVENKKYILWPWNLCLLQFGLREKRRKDLESTSKYANPMNLLSEFLDFNIGHNAELERVKQQQQQQREKLEMQPINIPTNNPTSFPSAKQDHYSPSTGSTNTANDASRNLGPLDIGINTPLGGDIFNLQVNDNFFSKQEANAPEEKASDDDNEMEIDELFGGEEDASEDNPIDENCSGSAERIAEKNNEDGVDTLFGSSANSESPLPESENNQEVTSNRFESTLDGQSRKILPYIDILSTGMTVEKSTTPIYSDPGAPAPINPTPMMYSSKISADSTFFKPQIDTQGDGHRTNGDVEATVQNKQTLFSPLAFHPVIKKDIDTKYGKGGKFYFDKDVDGGGKLGVRATSVSGTSPSSLREVKKQRVQLDYDSNSEESDEDDDSDEMSHLSDEQRDTFHQSSQVNAMGANSVLDFGVTSVGPEKSMLFTPMLPTGGFGSPYVNNFGKSAGKPDTPLPLNEIHSSMTPAFYDASSGHQSPQSNNFETKRETESPTKTTETSNFLPLILRNVNVSTIPSSFLMNNLVSERLIPTFSMTEDEGDNDLETANKDELIVKLGHLKELLNFISSNIVFDLGATSKMYSKFGLEIEKDLICSNVVEYQTPNNEFLQRIKSIFPLSYQVCLSEFIFDNKSVDEVSILDEGLSFLEHLTEDRNSETPKGITKELDSLTWSFSDSAANQESFEKYNMLLQKLSSLSWSQDSHIFQTDDVKVQVNKNGSIINLNSVGLEFWEYLDFGPVGGQKNFQLLAIGETSEFESSAYLHEFTDRLINNYKSCNFGSISKLNLSTVDTRPDLEPVTNGVMLMSENSSLNHAGYSQVNKKLNSLAELIKLDLINKTNNFEFDRPLLVLFINFDESFNSILQISKVLRNFKVALLNFQVPLVQIFAKIVPASMISKKVGSDVTLNLFNNYSLSKISSILYNECPQDGSPKLKACQLYAPLVKEAPSRIPFKFINNSYRDIAGSDDTFIHVAYERSIDKNWFAAAWTDPLGLVKHTKSWYCSLGGGESNGTKPSSHGFQNDRMDVAAIADDIWNISSELFSALNRVNERENSIGGKRFLVLTRINSVIPDDELVHWKRLSMRYKDISLIVLSVNRTPKLTLSLSADNFISTYNSPERDRDSFFSFRNSNNVNNTSPNTSNGGSVLVTSPNGLTFHSPQQFLNVPSNFLSPQEVPTPGASGGGISDTQNEPDAVLKSADGDIFGIVPQVQLPSFNSPSRMNMKTGYLVKEQAVTLSDNEKGLLVFEVNLLSCSNYWNLDSLMKMILKQYKSLTVLNDVLGMRPVNHFSEADSERPTYSEMACLVPWHVNAVGKLLNYLVHIYVEE
- a CDS encoding Spt5 protein (protein similar to S. cerevisiae Spt5p transcription elongation factor) — encoded protein: MSDEPKIKQEENELTFDEEFRRADDTVQTSHKRPREEDDEEKEEEEEEEEAVENGSNEDDEDDEDEDEDEDEESVPNRRRKKKRGANQFFDIEAEVDEEEEDEADEDDEEAEMLRQEFITDDHAGDDRDEAHQDDRTHRQFDRRRQEAEDQDAEQLAETLKQRYRKSHVAYRGDTAAGGTVSQKLLMPSINDPSIYAIRCTPGKEKELVRKLYDKKRTLERRKMPLDILTVFQRDSFRGYIYIEAKRSDAIDRALEGMVNVFLRDKLLVSVKEYPDLLKQVKSSDVEIVPGIYVRITRGKYKGDLAIVENLSENGLDVLCKVVPRLDYGKNDEFTEDGKRIKSTIRPPPRLFSGKDAKTYDPANVQQRGEKRFTYKGDEYEDGFLYKDFKLQYIQTKDVHPTLAELDLFQTGKDSDGIDLAKIAASLKNKKLNDGKQSTAFQPGDKVEVRRGEQAKTVGLVVETALNEIKITVTDSGDPKFVNQKLTVPANDLRKIFNEGDHVRIVEGKHFDETGLVIKIDGDSVILVSDQTKEDVRVFANFLVKATDASSNVDNKNFKYDIKDLVELSASTVGVIVKAEKNIFEILTTDGRLINVKPTAIASKVTQTRREQIATDKNGFTIRIGDTVKESVGDKGREGAILHIYKNALFIKSNEIIENLGIFVTNRMNVSTVATKDSMVSKSFGPDLTSMNPNLKLPDQLALQGLKTRVQGRDKLLYKDVAITNGSYKGLKGKVVEADDIYARVELHTKSKKVKVLKKSLNVLIKGEAIPYLRFIGAAPEEVTPYSRPMNNPSFGTAGDKSVWSGGATPAVGAGGGAGGASTWNRGGGASVWNSGGRTGGASSWGGASSWNNTGGASAWNTSSGGGGGGNASAWGGSKGGASTWGGSGNKGGNSAWGGSKNNSNTGAGSAWGGGSTWGKRGGNSSWGNR